The following proteins are co-located in the Deinococcus apachensis DSM 19763 genome:
- a CDS encoding alpha/beta fold hydrolase, translating into MLLPRVTILKNLTPDNAVLHGLRLGHGPIPLLLIPGAGDGKATARHARLPLALYLRPRLNTFTITYLSRRDPLPAHWRMEDHARDYLHALDQLGWMGGIVECNSGGGPIGQQLAALRPDLVRGLVLSVTMHRTAPETRAVLTRWLTQLDRREWRDFNWDSIEKTFRPATVAKYRPLRPLLGFSRLRDPMRLRRVLEGLLDIDQRDVLPRITCETLVIGGADDQVIPAYIQREMAGLIPHATLKLYGGYGHGNDQENPDYLRQLTAFSRDVMNSGAGRTANATTVRETS; encoded by the coding sequence ATGCTCCTCCCACGCGTCACCATCCTGAAGAACCTCACGCCCGACAACGCGGTCCTCCACGGCCTACGGCTCGGCCACGGCCCCATCCCCCTCCTTCTCATCCCCGGCGCTGGTGATGGCAAAGCCACCGCGCGACACGCCCGCCTTCCCCTCGCCCTCTACCTCCGCCCCCGCCTGAACACCTTCACCATCACCTACCTCAGCCGCCGCGACCCTCTCCCCGCGCACTGGCGAATGGAGGACCACGCCCGCGACTACCTCCACGCCCTCGACCAGCTCGGCTGGATGGGCGGCATCGTCGAATGCAATTCCGGCGGCGGCCCCATCGGCCAGCAACTCGCCGCGCTGCGCCCCGACCTCGTGCGTGGCCTCGTCCTCTCCGTCACCATGCACCGCACCGCGCCCGAAACCCGCGCGGTTCTTACCCGCTGGCTTACTCAGCTCGACCGGCGCGAGTGGCGCGACTTCAACTGGGACAGCATCGAGAAGACCTTTCGTCCAGCCACCGTTGCGAAGTACCGCCCCCTCCGGCCGCTGCTGGGCTTCAGCAGGCTCCGCGATCCCATGCGGCTGCGGCGCGTCCTCGAAGGATTGCTCGACATCGACCAGCGCGACGTGCTGCCCCGCATCACCTGCGAGACCCTCGTCATCGGCGGTGCGGACGATCAGGTGATCCCCGCCTACATCCAGCGTGAGATGGCCGGGCTGATTCCCCACGCCACCCTCAAGCTGTACGGCGGCTACGGGCACGGCAACGACCAGGAGAACCCTGACTACCTGCGTCAGCTCACCGCCTTCAGCCGCGACGTGATGAATAGCGGCGCGGGCAGGACCGCGAACGCAACCACCGTGAGGGAGACCTCGTGA
- a CDS encoding NUDIX domain-containing protein: MYVNARALIERELPHVPALLLQRRDEVGVPARLETPGGCVEPFESILDTLRREVREETGLEVTVILDDPQRAVVDGDDGAAECLLPYFAYQTLRGPVDSLGYYFRCHVSGTLLERGDDSRDLRWVELRDLRRLLNEQPYQFSWLDRAALTYYLSRQARPVV; this comes from the coding sequence ATGTACGTCAACGCCCGCGCCCTCATCGAACGCGAATTGCCTCACGTGCCCGCATTGCTGCTGCAACGTCGAGATGAGGTGGGTGTCCCTGCCCGGCTGGAAACGCCCGGCGGTTGCGTTGAGCCGTTCGAGAGCATCCTCGACACACTCAGACGCGAAGTGCGGGAGGAGACGGGCCTGGAGGTCACCGTGATCCTCGACGATCCACAACGCGCGGTTGTTGACGGGGACGATGGCGCGGCGGAATGCCTCCTGCCGTACTTCGCGTACCAGACGCTGCGCGGCCCGGTCGACTCGCTCGGGTACTACTTCCGCTGTCATGTGAGTGGCACGCTGCTGGAGCGGGGCGACGACAGCCGGGACCTCAGGTGGGTGGAACTGAGGGACCTTCGGCGGTTGCTGAACGAGCAGCCCTATCAGTTCAGCTGGCTCGACCGTGCGGCGCTGACGTACTACCTCTCCCGCCAGGCGCGGCCAGTGGTGTGA
- a CDS encoding S8 family serine peptidase: protein MPQPLRHASTPAFLIRAATAVLAALTLAACGQSPSTPSADTAKLLTVPAPSGTTRGELQKRYPGAQVQALYAGRAGFAVLRLSTGTSALQAQALGAVEDAGHRVNSLQPGLSAAPGPHLSAQGGTPIWMDGGTPIWMDGGAVIWMDGGTPIWMDGGTPIWMDGNGNQVAQGSNGAAWDAMGLREAQAARGGAAAGAGRTVAVIDGGLDLTHPLLQRRLTDPSTWRDLVDGDSTPAEGTPGAAGYGHGTAVAGLVAQVAPGAALLPIRVLDSEGQGTTDQLAEAIALAVDEGANVINLSLGVQDASPAIDAAIRYAVSRGVEVVTAAGNTGAGTMDFPAALAPDLHGEVSVGASVNGQWSQPQVWSSGGMQAELLAPGKDLVTAAPAGGAARWTGTSMATAVASGALALKPDLAGDRATGQAGTARFTDLR from the coding sequence ATGCCGCAACCCCTGCGTCACGCTTCCACTCCCGCCTTTCTCATCCGGGCTGCCACCGCTGTCCTGGCGGCCCTCACCCTCGCCGCCTGCGGTCAGTCGCCCAGCACGCCCTCGGCAGACACCGCCAAACTGCTGACGGTCCCCGCGCCGAGTGGCACGACGCGCGGAGAACTTCAAAAGCGGTACCCGGGCGCGCAGGTACAGGCGCTGTACGCGGGCCGGGCGGGCTTCGCGGTGCTGCGCCTGTCCACGGGGACCTCGGCACTGCAGGCGCAAGCGCTGGGCGCGGTTGAGGACGCGGGACACCGCGTCAACAGCCTCCAGCCCGGCCTGAGCGCGGCTCCCGGTCCGCACCTCAGCGCCCAGGGGGGGACTCCCATCTGGATGGACGGTGGGACCCCCATCTGGATGGATGGGGGCGCCGTCATCTGGATGGACGGCGGGACTCCCATCTGGATGGACGGTGGGACTCCCATCTGGATGGACGGCAACGGGAACCAGGTGGCGCAGGGCAGCAACGGCGCGGCGTGGGACGCGATGGGCCTGAGGGAGGCGCAAGCAGCGCGGGGCGGCGCGGCCGCGGGCGCAGGGCGAACGGTGGCGGTAATCGACGGCGGCCTGGATCTCACCCATCCGCTGCTGCAGCGCCGCCTCACGGACCCGTCGACGTGGCGGGATCTGGTGGACGGTGACAGCACGCCAGCGGAGGGCACGCCGGGCGCAGCGGGTTACGGGCACGGCACAGCCGTCGCGGGTCTCGTTGCACAGGTGGCGCCAGGCGCGGCACTCCTCCCTATCCGGGTGCTGGATTCCGAAGGGCAGGGGACGACGGACCAGCTGGCAGAGGCGATTGCCCTCGCGGTGGACGAGGGGGCGAACGTGATCAACTTGAGCCTGGGTGTGCAGGACGCCAGCCCCGCTATCGACGCGGCCATCCGGTACGCGGTGAGCCGCGGCGTGGAGGTTGTCACTGCAGCAGGGAACACGGGCGCGGGCACGATGGACTTCCCCGCGGCGCTCGCCCCGGACCTGCACGGCGAGGTGAGTGTCGGCGCGTCCGTCAACGGACAGTGGTCCCAGCCGCAAGTGTGGAGCAGTGGCGGAATGCAGGCGGAACTGCTCGCGCCGGGGAAGGACTTGGTAACGGCCGCACCGGCTGGTGGGGCGGCGCGCTGGACGGGGACGTCCATGGCCACGGCGGTGGCGTCCGGCGCGCTGGCCCTCAAGCCAGACCTTGCTGGGGACCGCGCGACGGGTCAGGCCGGTACCGCCCGTTTCACCGACCTGCGCTGA
- a CDS encoding IS110 family transposase yields the protein MFVLGLDVGKTELYACLLRVQSPESPTQVGAVKAVANTARGHEQLLVWLTKSATVDEELSVVMESTRVYWERMAMTLHDAGCAVSVVKAAQIKDFAKSTLRRGKKAGCGVDCAVRGHHAASVLAAPRSRPGRAACLAPCS from the coding sequence ATGTTTGTGCTGGGTCTCGATGTCGGCAAAACTGAACTGTACGCCTGCCTGCTCCGAGTTCAGTCCCCTGAGTCCCCGACCCAGGTTGGTGCAGTGAAAGCCGTTGCGAACACGGCCCGCGGGCATGAACAGTTGCTCGTGTGGCTGACGAAGTCAGCCACCGTAGATGAAGAGCTTTCGGTGGTGATGGAATCCACCCGTGTGTACTGGGAGCGGATGGCGATGACCCTGCATGACGCGGGTTGTGCGGTCAGCGTGGTCAAGGCGGCGCAGATCAAGGACTTCGCGAAAAGCACGTTGAGGCGGGGGAAAAAAGCTGGATGCGGAGTTGATTGCGCGGTACGGGGCCACCATGCAGCCAGCGTGCTGGCTGCCCCCCGAAGCAGACCTGGTCGAGCTGCGTGCCTTGCTCCATGCTCGTGA
- a CDS encoding helix-turn-helix domain-containing protein codes for MSCPTPSRRHPRKLDAALDQRLAEQCDQHPDETLAQHAQCLAQEQQVQVSRQTVGRALLR; via the coding sequence ATGTCTTGCCCCACGCCATCCCGGAGGCATCCCCGGAAACTTGATGCCGCGCTGGACCAGCGGCTGGCTGAACAGTGCGACCAGCACCCTGACGAGACGCTGGCTCAGCACGCTCAATGTCTGGCCCAAGAACAACAGGTCCAGGTGTCGCGGCAGACGGTGGGGCGGGCCTTGCTGCGCTAG
- a CDS encoding transposase: MQHQSADELVFVDESSTHAAMTPLYARTPRGEGAYAAVPRNKCANFSLLAALSTQVMSAAMTVPGAVGALAFERYAEHVLLPELSRGQTVVMDKLSVYKSARVAQLLHDHGCTLRFPLLLPQPGAH, translated from the coding sequence ATGCAGCACCAATCGGCGGATGAGTTGGTGTTTGTGGACGAGAGCAGTACTCATGCGGCGATGACGCCTCTGTACGCCCGAACGCCACGTGGAGAGGGGGCTTACGCCGCGGTCCCCCGCAACAAATGCGCCAACTTCAGCCTGCTGGCGGCGCTGAGCACCCAAGTGATGAGCGCCGCCATGACGGTGCCTGGGGCCGTCGGCGCCCTGGCCTTCGAGCGCTACGCCGAACACGTCCTGCTGCCCGAGTTGTCTCGGGGACAAACGGTCGTCATGGACAAGCTCAGCGTGTACAAGAGTGCACGCGTCGCCCAACTCCTGCACGATCACGGCTGTACCCTGCGGTTTCCCCTCCTACTCCCCCAACCTGGCGCCCATTGA
- a CDS encoding transposase has protein sequence MTASILLVETLHLSRMESSNQWAADAGLSPVPRQSGSFTGRTRISKRGNARLRRAFYLCALTASRMKNVFGDFYRHLVTQGKPKKVAFIALARKLLRVAFAVLKSGQKFDPNYRRQPSLAA, from the coding sequence TTGACGGCCTCGATCCTGCTGGTCGAGACCCTGCACCTGAGCCGCATGGAGAGCTCGAATCAATGGGCCGCCGACGCAGGTTTGTCGCCCGTTCCCCGTCAGTCCGGCAGTTTTACCGGACGAACCCGGATCTCTAAAAGAGGAAACGCACGTCTCAGACGTGCATTTTACCTCTGTGCCCTGACCGCGTCGCGCATGAAGAATGTGTTCGGCGACTTCTACCGCCACCTGGTCACCCAGGGGAAGCCCAAGAAAGTCGCCTTCATTGCCCTGGCTCGCAAACTCCTCCGAGTCGCGTTCGCCGTCCTGAAGTCAGGCCAGAAATTCGATCCGAACTATCGACGCCAGCCTTCTCTGGCCGCTTGA
- a CDS encoding EAL domain-containing protein: MNLRREAREPTDRRPTSPPHPTVVQALLDAASQHRAAGDITLALHAARAAVGAEPDNDRAHVLLGTLLASCGENLEAHQHLDRAVTLRQIARSPQVHGARVNRAMVRLSLGDAEAAIQDLLLAETALRGTPWHAEVEGNLAYALLVGGDAERAEQVARRALDSRHDTNLRVHAAMLLNHGEALAQLGRHDEAIIAFREAAGCTDLDRWPGLHAIACAGLASQLRRREDFGAAGTQLQRGLEAGLRSRELRPQLEVRLECARLHLARGEFDAAAVDAEAATLLGMAAGGLDTLGQSELDLRVQAHELRAQALAAAGRWREAHAALQAARGEERAVSALRAQRQLSLAQAQVDLQEAQAARDRAEAEAQHKSEALAHLTTHDALTGLPNRAHFMQQLGTHLQRGRHSDHTAHLAVGILNLSRFRRVNDALGHSAGDRLLQAVAERLRCWQQPDEHLARMGGDEFLVMLPTGPGCVPVTERAQALIQALDEPFMIDGDPLKLRGSLGLTHWTNSTHTAEDLLRLADQGLYLAKRAGGGYRLWEGQQPDPGEGQGPGGMGLLSLERALTRSTLEGKGFTLLHQPIIDLQRGHVLGVESLLRWCTPGGMPVSPAVFVPVLEDSGLLDQVGRWVLLQAWQELEPFSTPDGTPLRVSVNVSPRQLHVHAGQSSIVDIVREGVALGLDPRRLTLELTESSLMQDAAHAARILGEVGDLGVRVAIDDFGTGYSSLSVLRDLPVHTLKIDRTFTADLAADSADPTRAGFVQVVHALANTLNLTTVIEGIERPEQARAAQALGIQAAQGWLYHRGGFLHELPQVLADTVAKMVRNP; the protein is encoded by the coding sequence ATGAATCTGCGTCGCGAGGCCCGCGAACCCACCGACCGGCGCCCCACATCCCCCCCCCACCCCACTGTTGTCCAGGCCCTGCTCGATGCCGCCAGCCAGCACCGCGCTGCGGGCGACATCACCCTCGCCCTGCACGCCGCGCGGGCCGCAGTGGGCGCCGAACCGGACAACGACCGCGCCCACGTGCTGTTGGGCACGCTCCTCGCCAGCTGCGGCGAGAACCTGGAAGCGCACCAGCACCTCGACCGGGCCGTCACCCTTCGTCAGATCGCACGGAGCCCCCAGGTACACGGCGCCCGCGTCAACCGCGCGATGGTCCGCCTGTCCCTCGGCGACGCCGAGGCGGCCATCCAGGACCTGCTGCTCGCCGAGACCGCGCTGCGCGGCACACCGTGGCACGCGGAAGTGGAAGGCAACCTCGCGTACGCCCTGCTCGTCGGTGGGGACGCCGAGCGGGCTGAGCAGGTCGCCCGCCGTGCCCTGGACTCCCGGCATGACACGAACCTGCGGGTGCACGCCGCGATGCTCCTCAATCACGGGGAGGCCCTCGCGCAGCTTGGACGGCATGATGAGGCCATCATCGCCTTCCGCGAGGCGGCGGGTTGCACGGACCTGGATCGCTGGCCCGGGTTGCACGCCATCGCCTGCGCGGGTCTGGCCAGCCAATTGCGCCGCCGTGAGGACTTCGGCGCTGCGGGAACTCAGTTGCAACGGGGTCTGGAGGCAGGCCTGCGTTCCCGGGAGCTGCGACCGCAGTTGGAAGTCCGGCTGGAATGCGCGCGGCTGCACCTCGCCCGGGGTGAATTTGACGCGGCCGCAGTGGATGCCGAGGCGGCGACGCTGCTCGGGATGGCCGCGGGTGGTCTGGACACGTTGGGCCAGAGCGAGCTGGACTTGCGGGTCCAGGCACACGAGTTGCGCGCACAAGCGCTGGCCGCTGCGGGACGCTGGCGGGAGGCGCACGCCGCGTTACAGGCGGCGCGCGGCGAGGAGCGGGCCGTCAGCGCTCTGCGTGCCCAGCGGCAGCTGAGCCTCGCGCAGGCCCAGGTGGACTTGCAAGAAGCCCAGGCTGCCCGCGACCGCGCTGAAGCTGAAGCGCAGCACAAAAGCGAAGCGCTCGCGCACCTCACGACCCACGACGCCCTCACCGGGCTCCCCAACCGCGCGCACTTTATGCAGCAGCTCGGCACGCACCTCCAACGCGGGCGTCACTCTGATCACACGGCACACCTGGCGGTCGGCATTCTCAATCTCAGCCGGTTTCGCCGCGTGAATGACGCCCTCGGCCACAGTGCCGGTGACCGCCTGCTGCAGGCCGTAGCAGAGCGGTTGCGCTGCTGGCAGCAGCCTGATGAGCACCTCGCGCGGATGGGTGGGGACGAGTTCCTCGTGATGCTCCCCACCGGTCCTGGTTGCGTGCCGGTGACAGAACGGGCGCAGGCGCTGATCCAGGCCCTCGACGAGCCCTTCATGATTGACGGCGATCCACTCAAACTTCGCGGCAGCCTGGGCCTCACCCACTGGACGAACTCCACGCACACGGCGGAGGATCTGCTGCGCCTCGCCGACCAGGGACTGTATCTGGCCAAACGCGCTGGCGGCGGGTACCGCCTCTGGGAAGGGCAGCAACCCGACCCCGGGGAGGGCCAGGGACCGGGCGGGATGGGCCTACTGTCGCTGGAACGCGCCCTGACCCGCAGCACCCTGGAGGGCAAGGGCTTTACCCTGCTACACCAGCCCATCATCGACCTCCAACGCGGGCACGTGCTGGGCGTCGAATCCCTTCTGCGCTGGTGTACCCCGGGCGGCATGCCAGTTAGCCCCGCGGTGTTCGTGCCCGTTCTGGAAGACAGCGGGCTGCTGGACCAGGTGGGCCGCTGGGTGTTGCTGCAAGCCTGGCAGGAGCTCGAACCGTTCAGCACACCTGACGGCACGCCTCTGCGCGTCAGCGTGAATGTCTCCCCCCGCCAGCTGCACGTTCACGCCGGGCAGAGCAGTATCGTCGACATCGTTCGTGAAGGCGTCGCGCTGGGCCTTGACCCACGGCGCCTCACCCTGGAACTCACCGAGTCGTCCCTGATGCAGGACGCCGCGCACGCGGCGCGGATCCTCGGCGAGGTCGGTGACCTGGGTGTTCGCGTTGCCATTGACGACTTCGGGACCGGCTACTCCAGCCTCAGCGTCCTGCGGGACCTGCCGGTACACACCCTGAAAATCGACCGAACGTTCACCGCTGACCTCGCTGCGGACAGCGCCGACCCGACCAGGGCGGGATTCGTGCAGGTCGTGCACGCGCTCGCGAACACCCTAAACCTCACCACCGTCATCGAAGGTATCGAGCGACCCGAGCAGGCCCGCGCCGCGCAGGCCCTCGGCATTCAGGCCGCGCAGGGCTGGCTGTACCACCGCGGCGGCTTCCTCCACGAGCTGCCACAGGTCCTCGCGGACACCGTTGCGAAGATGGTCCGCAACCCATAA
- a CDS encoding TetR/AcrR family transcriptional regulator, whose protein sequence is MARSTSGSTPPARQSGEERRAAVIAAAIEEFAQHSYAGGSTDAIARRVGISQPYVFRLFGTKRELFLAAVDAVFAHVQRVFTVAAQSTQGDKLDAMGLAYEGLRSRRHELLLLLQAFSASGEDEIRQEVRRRYRALFEEVRALSGASHTQVQNFFASGMLITIASVLDLPELLAWEDP, encoded by the coding sequence ATGGCCCGTTCGACTTCCGGCTCCACACCTCCCGCCCGGCAGTCGGGCGAGGAGCGGCGCGCGGCCGTGATCGCGGCGGCCATCGAGGAGTTCGCCCAGCACAGCTACGCTGGGGGTTCGACGGACGCCATCGCGCGGCGCGTGGGGATCTCGCAACCCTACGTCTTTCGCCTCTTCGGGACCAAGCGGGAGTTGTTCCTGGCGGCCGTAGACGCGGTCTTCGCTCACGTCCAGCGGGTCTTCACCGTCGCCGCCCAGTCCACCCAGGGGGACAAACTGGACGCGATGGGACTCGCCTATGAGGGGCTGCGCTCACGGCGCCACGAGTTGCTGCTGCTGCTCCAGGCCTTCAGCGCCAGCGGGGAGGACGAGATCCGCCAGGAGGTCCGCCGCCGCTACCGGGCGCTGTTTGAGGAGGTGCGCGCCCTGTCCGGCGCCTCGCACACGCAGGTCCAGAACTTCTTCGCCTCTGGCATGCTGATCACCATCGCCTCGGTCCTCGACCTCCCGGAACTGCTAGCCTGGGAGGATCCCTGA
- a CDS encoding helix-turn-helix domain-containing protein has product MGYTHPQDLRLRVLAWLRAGDQVEVVAQQYNVDPRPVERWRERQREEGHVLPHAIPEASPET; this is encoded by the coding sequence GTGGGGTATACGCACCCCCAGGATTTACGGCTGCGAGTCCTGGCTTGGTTGCGGGCGGGGGACCAAGTCGAGGTGGTCGCGCAGCAGTACAACGTCGATCCACGACCGGTGGAACGCTGGCGTGAACGCCAGCGAGAAGAGGGGCATGTCTTGCCCCACGCCATCCCGGAGGCATCCCCGGAAACTTGA
- a CDS encoding GbsR/MarR family transcriptional regulator, giving the protein MITPERAQYVEEVGVFFEGQGLPRMAGRVLGFLMTAEPPLQPTGALIDALSASKGAISLTTRMLVDLGLIERVGVPGDRRDHYRVRADAWVRLLARNAVMASAMRELAERGLAVTPDTPAACTQLEEMRDLFAFIEREYPALLERWQREREEPRNTRS; this is encoded by the coding sequence GTGATCACCCCGGAACGCGCGCAGTACGTCGAGGAGGTCGGGGTGTTCTTTGAGGGGCAGGGCCTGCCGCGCATGGCGGGCCGGGTGCTGGGCTTCCTGATGACCGCTGAACCGCCCCTTCAGCCGACGGGCGCGCTCATTGACGCACTCTCAGCGAGCAAGGGCGCGATCAGCCTGACCACCCGAATGCTTGTGGACCTCGGCCTCATCGAGCGGGTCGGCGTACCCGGCGATCGCCGCGACCACTACCGCGTCCGAGCCGATGCCTGGGTGCGACTCCTGGCCCGCAATGCCGTCATGGCGAGCGCAATGCGTGAGCTGGCCGAACGGGGACTGGCCGTCACGCCGGACACACCCGCCGCTTGCACCCAGCTGGAGGAGATGCGGGACCTGTTCGCCTTCATCGAGCGGGAGTACCCGGCGCTGCTCGAACGCTGGCAGCGCGAGCGGGAGGAGCCCAGGAACACGCGGAGCTGA
- a CDS encoding NAD(P)/FAD-dependent oxidoreductase: MTDLSTANRHALVIGGSMAGLLAARVLSNHYNEVVVLDRDVFPQAPNHRAGVPQSHHAHGLLPRGHDVLTRLFPGLLASLAQAGAFHTREGIPILQVTPAGKLPAAPLSGQGEYLAFSRFLLEWHVRQWLREHTNVRFLPAAEVTRLVSSEDGTGVVGVQVRYRDGRADPEVLHADLVVEASGRTSKLGGWLQDLGYGAVPEESVTSDIGYASRFYRRPEGFPAPWHGLIINGRPPHNPRAGLILPVEDGRWHVTLGGFAGHHPPTDEAGFLAWARDLPDPGLYEAIRVAQPLTPIRGYRTPTNTWRHFERLARWPRGLIALGDAVCHYNPIYGQGMSAAAVSAEALETSLKTGRPDFEQAFQRALAQVVAVPWQIATGEDLRWPGVRLTGAAVGPGLRLRHAYGNLVLRQAVRDEVVAGAFLDMIMYLQPPTILARPAILARVLRGSLAHALRGKGLEHGGAQALSPEQVSLLRARPAATPFHAPARTA; the protein is encoded by the coding sequence ATGACCGACCTCTCCACCGCCAACCGACACGCCCTCGTCATCGGGGGAAGCATGGCAGGCCTGCTCGCCGCCCGCGTCCTGAGTAACCACTACAACGAGGTCGTGGTGCTCGACCGCGACGTCTTCCCTCAGGCTCCCAATCACCGGGCGGGCGTGCCGCAGTCCCATCACGCCCACGGCCTGCTCCCCCGCGGGCACGACGTCCTCACCCGGCTGTTCCCCGGCCTGCTCGCCTCCCTGGCCCAGGCGGGCGCCTTCCATACCCGGGAAGGCATCCCCATCTTGCAGGTGACCCCTGCTGGGAAACTCCCGGCCGCGCCGCTGAGCGGGCAGGGCGAGTACCTCGCCTTCAGCCGCTTCCTACTGGAATGGCATGTGCGGCAGTGGCTGCGCGAACACACGAACGTCCGCTTCCTTCCCGCTGCGGAAGTCACCCGGCTGGTGTCCAGCGAGGACGGGACGGGCGTGGTGGGCGTGCAGGTCCGCTACCGGGATGGGCGGGCCGACCCCGAGGTCTTGCACGCCGACCTGGTGGTCGAGGCGAGCGGGCGGACCTCGAAGCTGGGCGGCTGGCTCCAGGACCTTGGGTACGGGGCGGTCCCCGAGGAGAGCGTCACCTCCGACATCGGGTACGCCTCGCGCTTCTACCGGCGCCCCGAGGGTTTCCCCGCCCCCTGGCACGGCTTGATCATCAACGGCCGTCCGCCGCACAACCCGCGGGCAGGCCTGATCCTGCCGGTCGAGGACGGGCGCTGGCACGTCACCCTGGGCGGCTTCGCGGGGCACCACCCACCCACCGATGAGGCGGGCTTCCTCGCCTGGGCACGCGACCTGCCGGATCCCGGCCTGTACGAGGCGATCCGCGTGGCCCAACCCCTCACGCCCATCCGAGGTTACCGCACGCCCACAAACACCTGGCGACACTTCGAGCGCCTGGCGCGCTGGCCGCGCGGCTTGATTGCCCTGGGGGACGCCGTGTGCCACTACAACCCCATCTACGGGCAAGGCATGAGTGCGGCGGCCGTGAGTGCCGAGGCGCTGGAGACGAGCCTGAAGACGGGACGGCCGGACTTCGAGCAGGCCTTTCAGAGAGCGCTCGCTCAGGTCGTTGCCGTGCCGTGGCAGATTGCCACGGGCGAGGACCTGCGCTGGCCGGGCGTGCGGCTCACCGGTGCGGCCGTGGGGCCGGGCCTGCGCCTGCGACACGCCTACGGGAACCTGGTCCTCAGGCAGGCCGTACGGGACGAGGTGGTGGCGGGCGCCTTTCTAGACATGATCATGTACCTTCAGCCGCCCACGATCCTCGCCCGTCCGGCCATCCTGGCGCGGGTCCTGAGAGGCAGCCTCGCCCATGCGCTGAGGGGGAAGGGGCTGGAACACGGCGGGGCGCAAGCCCTCTCCCCGGAGCAAGTCTCACTCCTGCGCGCTCGCCCCGCCGCCACACCCTTCCACGCCCCTGCGAGGACTGCATGA
- a CDS encoding alpha/beta fold hydrolase, which translates to MTLSTPDLDTQVSHRFAHNGSVRLHYVTLGEGPLIVMLHGFPDFWYTWRHQMPALAQGHRVAAPDLRGYNLSDQPRGGEHYAMRHLLEDVAAIIRDLGQERAILVGHDWGGAIAWQFAMHFPGMVERLVILNLPHPQGLARELARNPEQQRNSGYARTFQEEGAHERLDLERLISWVRDDEARERYREALGRSDFEALLHYYKQNYPRPPYREPQSPVLKIQAPTLVIHGLGDEALLPGGLNDTWQWVERDLTLVTLPGAGHFVQHDAAGAVTQVLTNWLARGALP; encoded by the coding sequence ATGACGCTCTCCACCCCGGACCTCGACACCCAGGTCTCCCACCGCTTCGCCCACAACGGGAGCGTCCGATTGCACTACGTCACCCTGGGTGAGGGTCCACTGATCGTGATGCTGCACGGCTTCCCGGACTTCTGGTACACCTGGCGCCATCAGATGCCCGCGCTCGCCCAGGGGCACCGGGTGGCCGCCCCCGACCTGCGCGGCTACAACCTCAGCGACCAGCCCAGGGGGGGCGAGCACTACGCCATGCGGCACCTGCTGGAGGACGTGGCGGCTATCATCCGGGACCTCGGTCAGGAGCGGGCCATCCTGGTGGGACACGACTGGGGCGGGGCGATTGCCTGGCAGTTCGCCATGCACTTCCCGGGCATGGTCGAACGCCTGGTGATCTTGAATCTGCCGCACCCCCAGGGCTTGGCGCGCGAACTGGCCCGCAATCCCGAGCAGCAGCGAAACAGTGGATACGCCCGCACCTTCCAGGAGGAGGGCGCGCATGAACGGCTTGACCTGGAGCGCCTGATCAGCTGGGTGAGGGACGACGAGGCCCGCGAACGCTACCGGGAAGCCCTGGGGCGCTCAGACTTCGAGGCGCTCCTGCACTACTACAAGCAGAACTACCCGCGCCCGCCGTACCGGGAACCCCAGAGCCCGGTCCTGAAGATTCAGGCCCCCACCCTCGTCATCCACGGGCTGGGCGACGAGGCCCTGTTGCCGGGGGGCCTGAACGACACCTGGCAGTGGGTGGAGCGCGACCTCACCCTGGTCACGCTGCCGGGAGCGGGACACTTCGTGCAACACGACGCGGCAGGGGCCGTCACGCAGGTGCTGACGAACTGGCTGGCCCGGGGCGCCCTCCCCTGA